In the Victivallis sp. Marseille-Q1083 genome, one interval contains:
- a CDS encoding substrate-binding domain-containing protein — protein MGLREKKRLKAEQYVQGLFHSLNHGEALPPIRTMVEESGLGRCVIENAIGDLVARQLLETRKRSGIYRTTLDLEAELPEQDRIVDIVACSEINYLRDPRSFASLLVNHLIAQGTEYNYAMRLHHVNYYATISAYVQLIEEKKIRQAFLLLPANDEIVKEFNSRNVHNVVVLPRYRPSQGPAVIDPPNLIELQLKYLFERGHRRIAYIHAVDLGFPWQIALLWRESYYRTMAEQALPVYPEWAVHYSCEEEVLFRRLDGLFHSGHAPTAIIVHSLCLPLLYRYCMKEGIGIGEDVSVIASEEIGTENLYPQPTFVDNNVQAISEMSWQFLLQKSSSQDFCLINYIDLRIHERETISSCRPLKLEPIYTRNDILSPISLNQPQIQGVER, from the coding sequence AGAGAGCGGACTCGGCCGGTGTGTCATCGAAAACGCCATCGGCGACCTGGTGGCCCGCCAGTTGCTGGAAACGCGCAAACGTTCCGGCATCTACCGGACCACCCTCGATCTGGAAGCGGAACTGCCGGAACAGGATCGGATTGTCGACATCGTCGCCTGCAGCGAGATCAATTATCTGCGCGATCCCCGCTCGTTTGCCTCCTTGCTGGTCAATCATCTGATCGCCCAGGGGACCGAATACAATTACGCGATGCGCCTCCACCACGTCAATTATTACGCGACAATTTCGGCGTACGTCCAATTGATCGAAGAAAAAAAGATCCGCCAGGCTTTTCTGTTGCTGCCGGCCAACGACGAAATCGTCAAGGAGTTCAACAGCCGCAACGTTCACAATGTCGTCGTCCTGCCGCGCTACCGGCCGTCGCAGGGGCCGGCGGTCATCGACCCGCCGAACCTGATTGAACTGCAGCTAAAATACCTGTTCGAACGCGGTCATCGGCGCATTGCCTACATTCATGCGGTGGATCTGGGGTTCCCGTGGCAGATCGCGCTGCTGTGGCGTGAAAGCTACTACCGGACGATGGCCGAACAGGCGCTGCCGGTTTATCCGGAATGGGCGGTTCATTATTCCTGTGAGGAAGAGGTGTTGTTCCGGCGCTTGGACGGCTTGTTTCACAGCGGGCACGCGCCGACGGCGATCATCGTCCACTCGCTTTGCCTGCCGCTGCTGTACCGTTACTGCATGAAGGAAGGCATCGGAATCGGCGAGGACGTCTCGGTGATCGCTTCGGAGGAAATCGGCACCGAGAATCTCTATCCGCAGCCGACCTTCGTTGACAACAACGTTCAGGCCATTTCGGAAATGAGCTGGCAGTTTCTGCTGCAGAAATCGAGCAGCCAGGATTTCTGCCTGATCAACTATATCGATCTGCGGATTCACGAACGGGAAACCATTTCGTCATGCCGGCCGCTGAAGCTGGAGCCGATTTATACCAGAAACGACATTCTATCCCCAATATCACTGAACCAACCACAAATCCAAGGAGTAGAAAGATGA
- a CDS encoding prepilin-type N-terminal cleavage/methylation domain-containing protein — protein MTNKKFTLIELLVVIAIIAILASMLLPALGKAKAKAQQVKCISNLKQIGLANIMYSNDYDDYMVLTWRWRDGAYGVAEDWWTAQLWPYTGSVDPNSGKAGDNMAWEDNQIFHCPVESTRPAFSYAKNHMTENDISGGNAGYKMSSIISPSTKGVFVDGTVNKSSYWTLVMYTWDQMDVGGQGASARHGGTNIGFADGHVDFYKELRMHYVLSYYGGDYSMWCYNKETTSN, from the coding sequence ATGACGAACAAGAAATTCACACTGATCGAACTGTTGGTCGTGATTGCAATCATTGCAATCCTGGCCAGCATGTTGCTGCCGGCTCTGGGCAAGGCCAAGGCCAAGGCGCAGCAGGTCAAATGCATCAGCAACCTCAAACAGATCGGCCTGGCCAACATCATGTATTCCAACGACTATGACGACTACATGGTATTGACCTGGCGGTGGCGCGACGGCGCTTATGGCGTGGCCGAAGACTGGTGGACCGCGCAACTGTGGCCGTATACCGGTTCGGTCGACCCGAACAGCGGCAAAGCGGGTGACAACATGGCCTGGGAAGACAACCAGATCTTCCACTGTCCGGTGGAAAGCACCCGGCCGGCCTTTTCCTACGCCAAGAACCATATGACGGAGAATGATATCAGTGGCGGCAACGCCGGTTACAAGATGTCGTCGATCATCAGTCCGAGCACCAAAGGCGTTTTCGTCGACGGAACGGTCAACAAATCCAGCTACTGGACATTGGTCATGTACACCTGGGACCAGATGGATGTCGGCGGTCAGGGCGCTTCGGCGCGGCATGGCGGCACCAACATCGGTTTCGCCGACGGCCACGTCGATTTTTACAAAGAACTGCGGATGCACTATGTGTTGAGCTATTACGGCGGCGATTATTCGATGTGGTGCTACAACAAGGAAACCACCAGCAACTGA